Proteins from a genomic interval of Candidatus Babela massiliensis:
- a CDS encoding ankyrin repeat domain-containing protein, giving the protein MKNKFLVILLISIYANIISMEEPEGWHKRKRKDGKELTIKKLRLEETYFSYLPNEIKSKIIEIFLFDSIKNNNILDPLKDIENIIDNIRALKNFEFFSKEELLTLTKKLAKSIFCPQESILAKEELDHELSDIIKKTWKLNILDKEIEQKIARLIIAGANPNLYVNIRGQDKPLLIIASENKIFFNLIKLMILYGANINCVDNNAETLLENIMIVSIDSAAELVKFMLNYNPILNINSSNTVLNTAISENYLNVEFVLMTDPNSPYTKIGVAKDSELTRLENLTKGELNNEFKNMVDSWHSEYLDAVKLSKIFSFIIQRVNLNINVSFKGRQIPLLIRISEIKNAYWVLDTMISSKTDVNCTDEDGTTALMNILVLQDNWVCKELVKKLIYYGANVNAKNRLGITPLMLATERGDCRIIRMLLEAGADIDAQNVFGKTALNLANEENHKMIDRLFDEYR; this is encoded by the coding sequence ATGAAAAATAAATTTTTAGTTATATTACTGATAAGTATTTATGCTAATATAATTTCTATGGAAGAACCAGAAGGATGGCATAAAAGAAAAAGAAAAGATGGCAAAGAATTAACAATTAAAAAACTACGATTAGAAGAGACTTATTTTTCATACCTGCCTAATGAAATAAAATCAAAAATTATAGAAATATTTTTATTTGATTCTATTAAGAACAACAACATATTAGATCCTCTGAAAGATATTGAAAATATTATAGATAATATTAGAGCTCTTAAAAACTTTGAATTTTTTAGTAAAGAAGAACTTTTAACACTTACTAAAAAGTTAGCCAAATCAATATTTTGTCCTCAAGAAAGTATTTTAGCTAAAGAAGAATTAGACCATGAGCTTTCTGATATTATAAAAAAAACTTGGAAGCTTAATATTCTTGATAAAGAAATTGAACAAAAGATAGCTAGACTTATCATAGCAGGAGCTAATCCCAATTTATATGTTAATATTAGAGGCCAAGATAAACCTTTATTAATCATAGCTTCAGAAAATAAAATCTTTTTTAACTTAATTAAATTAATGATTTTGTATGGAGCTAATATTAATTGCGTAGATAATAATGCTGAAACATTATTAGAAAACATAATGATAGTTTCCATAGATAGTGCAGCAGAATTAGTAAAATTTATGCTAAATTACAATCCTATACTTAACATAAATAGTAGCAATACGGTATTAAATACAGCTATTAGTGAGAATTATTTGAATGTAGAATTTGTTCTTATGACTGATCCTAATTCACCATATACAAAAATTGGAGTAGCTAAAGATTCAGAGTTAACCCGATTGGAAAACTTAACTAAAGGTGAGCTAAATAATGAATTTAAAAACATGGTTGATTCTTGGCATTCTGAATATCTTGATGCAGTTAAACTAAGTAAAATATTTTCTTTTATCATACAAAGAGTAAATCTTAATATTAATGTATCTTTTAAAGGTAGACAAATTCCCTTATTAATTAGAATTTCAGAAATCAAAAATGCTTATTGGGTTTTGGATACTATGATATCTTCTAAAACCGATGTTAATTGCACAGACGAAGATGGCACTACTGCTTTAATGAACATTTTAGTTTTACAAGATAATTGGGTTTGTAAAGAATTAGTAAAAAAATTGATTTACTATGGTGCAAATGTTAATGCTAAAAATAGACTAGGTATAACACCTCTTATGTTAGCAACTGAACGTGGTGATTGCCGTATAATAAGAATGCTTTTAGAAGCCGGAGCTGATATAGATGCTCAAAATGTTTTTGGCAAAACAGCCTTAAATTTGGCTAATGAAGAGAATCATAAAATGATAGATAGATTATTTGATGAATATAGATAA
- a CDS encoding FkbM family methyltransferase yields the protein MDPLNTFYNHLNENKDNDKQLLLKIDIEGAEWDILDNLNEILLTNVAVLIVEFHGFEKINDILIFKRVLKKINNIFSVFHVHGNNCSNLLSVNSKLFPNVIEVTYINNNYINSKQQLNVPLNDTDNMINCFPWQGYNLNYWLSE from the coding sequence ATGGATCCTCTAAATACCTTTTATAATCATTTGAATGAAAATAAAGATAATGATAAACAACTATTGCTAAAGATAGATATAGAAGGAGCGGAATGGGACATATTAGACAATTTAAATGAAATATTACTAACGAATGTAGCTGTTTTAATTGTTGAATTTCATGGCTTTGAAAAAATAAACGATATTTTGATCTTTAAGAGAGTCTTAAAAAAAATAAATAATATATTTTCAGTATTTCATGTCCATGGTAATAATTGCAGTAATCTTTTATCAGTAAATAGTAAACTGTTTCCTAATGTTATCGAAGTTACTTATATAAATAACAATTATATTAATTCAAAACAACAGTTAAATGTGCCTTTGAATGATACTGATAATATGATAAATTGTTTTCCATGGCAAGGATATAATTTAAACTACTGGTTATCTGAATAG
- a CDS encoding DNA-binding protein, with protein sequence MDKTMILKRQKTSSEKISTYEGKPDIKFEPYEVGEIVLQEGFLGKAIAECLMNNDPEDVLEVINIFIDLLNKSQVAKNAGMHRSTLYRALKGNPTIKTIAKVLHSAVLFTK encoded by the coding sequence ATGGACAAAACAATGATATTAAAAAGGCAAAAGACATCGTCAGAAAAGATCTCAACGTATGAAGGGAAGCCTGATATAAAGTTTGAACCTTATGAAGTTGGGGAAATAGTTTTACAAGAAGGATTTCTTGGTAAAGCTATAGCTGAATGCCTAATGAATAATGACCCAGAGGATGTACTGGAAGTTATTAATATATTTATCGATTTATTAAATAAATCTCAAGTAGCTAAGAACGCAGGTATGCACCGTTCAACTTTATACCGTGCATTAAAGGGTAATCCTACTATTAAAACAATAGCAAAAGTGCTTCATAGTGCAGTTTTATTTACTAAATAA
- a CDS encoding site-2 protease family protein has product MENPKYTKNIKHIIVGIVGLTFIILVHEFGHFIFAKLFNVRTPIFSVGFDPAIFSRQIGNTKFQIGAIPLGGYVSINTKDLEKLPYLKEVLIMLAGILFNILLSLSILFYLYTKSKHYKNNDSLDLDNQEHNLSGFKYFLYKATPKEVRKILKEQKDKSFIGPLGIMNLIGSSFDISFDAFLYFISLVSFNIAFFNLLPVPFFDGGQIFTLTLQKLFGLSISENISNLIYYVFLVILIIFTVLLFRKDFQRIRKKF; this is encoded by the coding sequence TTGGAAAATCCTAAATATACTAAAAACATTAAACATATTATTGTTGGAATTGTTGGATTAACTTTTATAATCCTGGTGCATGAATTTGGTCACTTTATATTTGCCAAACTGTTTAACGTAAGAACTCCAATATTTTCAGTAGGATTTGATCCTGCAATATTTTCGCGCCAAATAGGTAATACTAAATTTCAAATAGGAGCTATTCCCTTGGGGGGATATGTATCAATTAATACTAAAGACCTTGAAAAATTACCATATTTAAAAGAAGTGTTAATAATGTTGGCTGGTATACTATTTAATATTTTGCTTTCATTAAGTATACTTTTTTATCTTTATACAAAATCTAAACATTATAAGAATAATGATAGCTTAGATTTAGATAATCAAGAACATAATCTATCAGGATTTAAATATTTTTTATATAAAGCGACTCCAAAAGAAGTGCGTAAGATATTAAAAGAGCAAAAAGACAAATCTTTTATTGGCCCTTTAGGTATAATGAATTTGATAGGATCTAGTTTTGATATAAGTTTTGATGCATTTTTATATTTTATTTCTTTGGTTAGCTTTAATATAGCTTTTTTTAATTTATTACCAGTGCCGTTTTTTGATGGTGGGCAAATATTTACTTTAACTTTGCAAAAGCTTTTTGGCCTTTCTATATCTGAAAATATATCTAATTTAATATATTATGTTTTTCTGGTTATTCTTATTATTTTTACGGTATTACTCTTTAGAAAAGATTTTCAAAGAATACGTAAAAAATTCTAA
- the ybeY gene encoding rRNA maturation RNase YbeY, with amino-acid sequence MINIKNTQRKFNIDTNKIYQDAEKILSLLKYNNFDIGIWFTNNKTIRFYNREYRHKDKATDVLSFPYHTELQVGQRIKVKSPDDKNLGDLIISVEYTAKEAKKLQVSLDNHIRRLIVHGICHLLGYDHIEDYDWRRMRAKEGWLLKNLA; translated from the coding sequence ATGATAAATATAAAAAATACACAACGTAAATTCAATATCGATACAAATAAGATATACCAGGATGCTGAAAAAATACTCAGTTTACTCAAATATAATAATTTCGATATTGGAATCTGGTTTACAAATAATAAGACTATTAGATTTTATAATAGAGAGTATAGACATAAAGATAAAGCAACCGATGTACTATCGTTTCCATATCATACAGAATTGCAAGTAGGTCAAAGAATTAAAGTTAAATCTCCAGATGATAAAAATCTTGGAGATTTAATAATTTCAGTAGAATATACCGCCAAAGAAGCAAAAAAACTACAAGTTAGTCTTGATAATCATATAAGAAGATTAATTGTCCATGGAATTTGCCATCTTCTTGGATACGATCATATAGAAGATTATGATTGGAGAAGAATGAGAGCTAAAGAAGGTTGGCTCTTAAAAAATTTAGCCTAA
- a CDS encoding pseudouridine synthase, whose protein sequence is MNNFENKIQLNKYLAQAGLCSRRKAEELIKSGQIIVNDNIVKECYFRVADFDIVKYKNNIIGCENKKYILLNKPRNYITTLSDEKNRKTVLDLIKPHIKERVFPVGRLDRASTGLLLLTNDGHLSQMLAHPSYNIQKTYIVTLDRPLDQKDLNRLLVGIHLFDGFVKPDYVNYIGQKSIIKVIIHSGKNRIIRRMFEALFYKVMQLDRISYAFLTKKNIAQGQWRLLSEQEVNNLKQLKKINSCC, encoded by the coding sequence ATGAATAATTTTGAAAATAAAATACAGCTTAATAAATATTTGGCTCAAGCTGGCCTCTGTTCACGAAGAAAAGCAGAGGAATTAATCAAATCAGGCCAGATAATCGTAAATGATAATATAGTAAAAGAATGTTACTTTAGAGTAGCCGATTTTGATATTGTAAAGTACAAGAATAATATAATAGGATGTGAAAATAAGAAATATATCTTATTAAACAAGCCAAGAAATTATATTACTACTCTTTCTGATGAAAAAAATCGTAAGACAGTACTCGATTTAATCAAACCCCATATAAAAGAACGAGTCTTTCCTGTAGGGCGTCTTGATAGAGCAAGCACTGGCCTTCTATTACTAACTAATGATGGACATTTATCTCAAATGCTCGCTCATCCCTCATATAATATACAAAAAACATATATTGTTACTCTTGACAGGCCTTTAGATCAAAAAGATTTAAATAGATTGCTTGTGGGTATACACTTATTTGACGGTTTTGTTAAACCAGATTATGTTAATTATATTGGACAAAAGAGTATAATAAAAGTTATTATTCACAGTGGAAAAAATCGAATCATAAGAAGAATGTTTGAGGCTTTATTCTATAAAGTTATGCAACTTGATCGTATTAGTTATGCTTTTTTAACTAAAAAAAATATTGCGCAAGGCCAATGGCGCCTCTTAAGTGAACAAGAAGTTAATAATCTAAAACAACTTAAAAAGATTAATTCTTGTTGTTAA
- a CDS encoding type II toxin-antitoxin system HicB family antitoxin, producing the protein MKNKDLKYYMNLPWTYSLETDEDPEGNRIYIISVNELPDLKSDASTISEAMDNIKEAMEAAFELYMDLGQEIPEPINENDFKGNIAYRTSSKRHYLLAKEARKRKLSLSSLLDISVDSILGNNK; encoded by the coding sequence ATGAAAAATAAAGATTTAAAATATTACATGAACTTACCTTGGACATATTCATTAGAAACTGATGAGGATCCAGAAGGTAATAGAATATATATTATTAGCGTAAATGAACTTCCTGACTTAAAAAGTGATGCTTCAACTATTTCTGAAGCTATGGATAATATAAAAGAGGCAATGGAGGCTGCATTTGAACTTTACATGGACTTAGGTCAAGAAATACCTGAGCCTATAAATGAGAATGATTTTAAGGGCAATATAGCCTATAGGACTTCAAGCAAAAGACATTATCTTTTAGCTAAAGAAGCACGCAAACGCAAGTTATCTTTAAGCAGTTTGCTTGATATATCTGTAGATAGCATTTTAGGAAATAATAAATAA
- a CDS encoding NUDIX domain-containing protein: MNNIKIGCEVFLRNGKFILLGKRKNCYGAETWALPGGHLEHGETLDKCARRELKEELGIEVPTLLLKTIVNNIDELGI; the protein is encoded by the coding sequence ATGAACAATATAAAAATTGGATGTGAAGTTTTTCTACGTAATGGTAAGTTTATCTTACTTGGTAAAAGAAAAAATTGTTATGGAGCTGAAACTTGGGCATTACCTGGAGGTCATTTAGAACACGGTGAAACATTAGATAAATGTGCTCGTCGAGAATTAAAAGAAGAGTTAGGTATTGAAGTACCAACATTATTATTAAAGACCATAGTTAATAATATTGATGAGCTTGGTATATAA
- a CDS encoding ankyrin repeat domain-containing protein — translation MKHKIKLLIMLLSINMFTPIVSMKRDREEIKEESNKKIKLEQSDQENLATLEQLPAELIENILISRMEDIIKNSNILQWVDQVYKFIREISLINHNFRNIINNIIENKLDKKIAKEIFAPEIKINDPALLNYKLQTILEGPYSEEAEKEAAKLIIGGANPNLLLNVIIANKQQMAPILTWIVINNKFTNLINLLVKYQSNINIETVQNPLLWACYKNNLNIAKSLVKNGAIIDAATLFAALSSGNENLFKFLIANISEFNPQIISYALHYFILKYNSIANSIKINITNMVKNSGATDGQININFVQRLIENLSQETLDNTLELLVERADLSIKDKQGLTPLAVAILSKNLPISSRLIKDKRRANYINTLSDDYNNSPLILASRVGFKDIIQMLINNGAIINQQNNEKQTALIAAVRSNNIDILETLINNGANINLQDNLGFTALIYAAKAGNIDMVKILLRNGANPNITNYNITTALMYAAKNGHKEIVQILLKAKVNVNVINSYGVTALISAAINPHEEIIQMLINNGANVNIQDHNGFTLLMYAIDKNHENIIDQILKNRHINIDIQTNKGNTALIIAVNNGNTKIVEKLLLANADINIKNKENKSAKDIAQEKDYQEIVRLINIRESANQS, via the coding sequence ATGAAACACAAAATTAAATTGCTAATCATGTTATTATCAATAAACATGTTTACACCAATAGTCTCTATGAAACGAGATAGAGAAGAAATCAAAGAAGAAAGTAATAAGAAAATAAAGTTAGAACAAAGTGATCAAGAAAACCTAGCAACTCTTGAACAACTACCTGCTGAATTAATTGAAAATATTTTAATCTCCAGAATGGAAGATATCATTAAAAACAGCAACATATTGCAATGGGTTGATCAAGTTTATAAATTTATCAGAGAAATATCTTTGATAAATCATAATTTTCGAAATATCATTAATAACATAATAGAAAATAAACTGGATAAAAAGATTGCAAAAGAAATTTTTGCTCCAGAAATAAAGATAAATGACCCTGCTTTATTGAACTATAAATTGCAGACAATATTAGAAGGTCCATACAGCGAAGAAGCTGAAAAGGAAGCTGCTAAACTTATAATAGGTGGAGCTAATCCTAATTTACTTCTTAATGTTATTATCGCTAATAAACAACAAATGGCGCCAATTTTAACATGGATAGTAATAAATAATAAATTTACAAATTTAATTAATTTATTAGTTAAATATCAATCAAATATAAATATAGAAACAGTTCAAAATCCGCTATTATGGGCTTGCTATAAGAATAACCTAAATATAGCTAAAAGTTTGGTTAAAAATGGTGCTATTATCGATGCAGCAACCTTATTCGCTGCATTAAGCTCAGGTAATGAAAACTTATTTAAGTTCCTAATTGCAAATATATCAGAGTTTAATCCTCAAATTATTAGTTATGCCTTACATTATTTTATTCTAAAATATAATTCAATAGCGAACTCTATTAAAATTAATATAACAAATATGGTTAAGAATTCAGGAGCCACAGATGGGCAAATCAATATTAATTTTGTACAAAGATTAATAGAAAATTTATCTCAAGAAACCTTAGACAATACACTAGAATTACTTGTAGAGCGAGCTGATCTTTCTATCAAAGATAAGCAAGGCCTTACTCCATTAGCAGTTGCTATATTATCTAAAAATTTACCAATATCATCCAGACTGATAAAAGATAAAAGAAGAGCAAATTATATTAATACCCTATCAGATGATTACAACAATAGTCCACTAATTTTAGCCTCTAGGGTAGGGTTTAAAGATATTATACAAATGCTTATTAATAATGGTGCTATTATCAATCAACAAAATAATGAAAAGCAGACGGCTTTAATAGCTGCTGTACGATCTAATAATATAGATATTTTAGAAACACTTATCAACAATGGTGCTAATATTAATCTTCAAGATAATTTAGGATTTACCGCTTTAATATATGCTGCTAAAGCAGGCAATATAGATATGGTAAAAATTCTTTTACGAAATGGCGCTAATCCCAATATTACAAACTATAATATAACAACTGCTTTAATGTATGCGGCTAAAAATGGGCATAAAGAAATAGTTCAAATATTATTGAAAGCAAAGGTTAATGTTAATGTTATAAATAGTTATGGAGTAACTGCTTTAATAAGCGCAGCTATAAATCCTCATGAAGAAATAATTCAAATGTTAATTAATAATGGTGCTAATGTCAACATTCAAGACCATAATGGTTTTACTCTTTTAATGTATGCCATCGATAAAAATCATGAAAACATAATAGATCAAATTCTTAAAAATAGGCATATTAATATAGATATTCAAACCAATAAGGGCAATACAGCTTTAATAATAGCAGTCAATAATGGAAATACAAAAATTGTAGAAAAATTACTCTTGGCTAATGCTGATATTAATATCAAAAACAAAGAAAATAAAAGTGCTAAAGATATAGCACAAGAAAAAGATTATCAAGAAATAGTTAGACTAATCAATATAAGAGAATCAGCAAATCAATCATAA
- a CDS encoding DUF6496 domain-containing protein → MIKKTVTKRKYSKGAQEEVRKEMHEFEQGTAHSGPKLKPVKSEKQAIAIGLSKAREKGLKVPKKS, encoded by the coding sequence ATGATTAAGAAAACTGTAACTAAAAGGAAATATAGTAAAGGTGCTCAAGAAGAAGTACGTAAAGAAATGCATGAATTTGAACAGGGAACAGCGCATAGTGGTCCTAAATTAAAACCAGTCAAAAGTGAAAAACAAGCTATTGCAATAGGACTTTCAAAAGCTCGTGAAAAGGGTCTGAAAGTTCCAAAAAAAAGTTAA
- a CDS encoding type II toxin-antitoxin system HicA family toxin, with product MSILEKLISKVFSDSPISYNEAEKLLITLGFSLRIKGSHHIFIKPHYLRAVSIKKRKELLAYQIKDLRQVLLDHGYEK from the coding sequence ATGAGTATATTGGAAAAATTAATAAGCAAGGTTTTTTCAGACAGTCCTATTAGCTATAATGAGGCTGAAAAATTGTTAATAACTTTAGGATTCAGTTTAAGAATTAAAGGCTCTCATCATATTTTTATAAAACCTCATTATCTAAGAGCTGTTTCAATAAAAAAGAGAAAAGAGCTTTTGGCATATCAAATTAAAGATTTAAGACAAGTATTATTGGATCATGGTTATGAAAAATAA
- a CDS encoding ATP-dependent Clp protease ATP-binding subunit, producing MNLENLTVSSQELINNSIKIAQERHNPTLMPLHALAASIDNDFCKSFFNLLNININNLRDLIEGELNKLPVVQGGKLSSDYTFEKFLNEVQQEAQKLGDKYVSLEHFLLGFSQTENLPEDIKKFLKTSGFSKNALLEQMKVKRKGKTVTDKNPEGQYDILDRYCQNLTNAAKQGRLDPVIGRHEEIRRVIQILSRRTKNNPVLIGEPGVGKTAIVEGIAQRIINNDVPESLRNNLIYSLDMGLLIAGAKYQGEFEERLKGVLKAIEESETPIILFIDELHTLVGAGSAGGSAMDASNLLKPALARGELHCIGATTIKEYKKYIEKDAALERRFQPVIVKEPTIEDAISILRGLKEKYELHHGIRIKDQALVDSVLLAAKHISDRFLPDKAIDLIDEAAARVRMSIDSQPEEIDKLERKIRQLEIEKVALLKEQNLEQNNYSKKRLEDLETELSELKEKYQTLINQWKTEKAPIENINKIKEKIEQAQQRFAQAEREGNYAKASEIKYGLLVQLNKDLEREQEKFKNLKTHMIKEEVDERDIAKVLSRWTGIPAEKLQTSDTEKLINMPEILKERVVGQDEAIEAISNAIMLHRTGLVDPNRPIGSFLFLGPTGVGKTEVAKTLAAFLFDDPKKLVRIDMSEYMEKHAVARLIGAPPGYVGYEEGGQLTEVVRRSPYSVILFDEIEKAHPDVFNIFLQILDEGHLTDSHGRTVSFKNTIIIMTSNLGSHIILESPELNDKVKNEVEKLLFKHFRPEFLNRIDSIIFFRQLSQNDVENIARIQIKQLERRLQEQNIKLTVDQDVINKIKEFGYEKELGARPLKRAIQSYISIPISRFLLTHPNTKELKLTVKNDAIEVQ from the coding sequence ATGAATTTAGAAAATCTTACCGTTTCATCTCAGGAACTGATTAATAATAGTATAAAAATAGCACAAGAAAGACATAATCCAACTCTAATGCCATTGCATGCTCTTGCTGCTTCTATTGATAACGATTTTTGTAAATCTTTTTTTAATCTGCTTAATATTAATATAAATAATTTAAGAGATTTAATTGAAGGGGAATTAAATAAACTACCAGTCGTTCAAGGAGGAAAATTATCAAGTGATTATACCTTTGAAAAATTTTTAAATGAGGTTCAACAAGAGGCTCAAAAATTAGGCGATAAATATGTAAGTCTAGAACATTTTCTACTAGGATTTTCTCAAACTGAAAATTTACCAGAAGATATAAAAAAATTTCTAAAAACCAGCGGTTTTTCAAAAAATGCATTACTTGAACAAATGAAAGTTAAACGCAAAGGCAAAACGGTGACAGATAAAAATCCTGAAGGACAATATGATATTTTAGATAGATACTGTCAAAATTTAACTAATGCAGCCAAACAGGGCCGTTTAGATCCAGTTATTGGTCGACATGAAGAAATAAGACGAGTTATACAAATACTTTCAAGAAGAACTAAAAATAATCCAGTTTTAATAGGAGAGCCTGGAGTAGGTAAAACTGCAATAGTTGAAGGAATTGCTCAAAGGATAATTAATAATGATGTTCCTGAAAGCTTAAGAAATAATCTTATATACTCTCTAGATATGGGTCTTTTAATTGCAGGAGCCAAATATCAAGGAGAATTTGAAGAAAGGTTAAAAGGAGTTTTAAAAGCAATAGAAGAAAGTGAAACTCCAATAATCTTATTTATAGATGAATTACATACTTTAGTAGGAGCAGGCTCTGCAGGAGGTAGTGCCATGGATGCATCTAATTTATTAAAGCCAGCTTTAGCACGAGGAGAACTACATTGTATTGGAGCAACTACTATAAAAGAATATAAAAAGTATATTGAAAAAGATGCCGCACTTGAACGTAGGTTTCAACCGGTTATAGTAAAAGAGCCAACTATTGAAGATGCTATATCTATACTCAGAGGGTTAAAAGAAAAATATGAACTTCATCATGGAATAAGAATTAAAGATCAAGCTCTTGTTGATTCAGTTTTATTAGCAGCAAAGCATATATCTGATAGATTTTTACCAGATAAAGCAATAGACTTAATCGATGAAGCAGCTGCACGTGTTAGAATGTCTATTGATTCCCAGCCTGAAGAAATCGATAAATTAGAACGCAAAATTAGACAACTAGAGATTGAAAAAGTTGCTCTTTTAAAAGAGCAAAATCTAGAACAGAATAATTATTCAAAAAAAAGATTAGAAGATCTAGAAACAGAACTATCAGAACTTAAAGAAAAATATCAAACTTTAATTAATCAATGGAAAACCGAAAAGGCTCCTATTGAAAATATAAATAAAATAAAAGAAAAAATAGAACAAGCTCAACAGAGATTTGCTCAAGCAGAGCGTGAAGGCAATTATGCCAAAGCTTCTGAAATTAAATATGGTCTTCTAGTACAACTTAATAAAGATCTAGAAAGAGAACAAGAAAAGTTCAAAAATCTAAAAACTCATATGATAAAAGAAGAAGTTGACGAACGAGATATTGCAAAAGTACTTTCAAGATGGACCGGAATACCTGCTGAAAAACTACAAACTTCTGATACTGAAAAACTAATTAATATGCCCGAAATACTTAAAGAACGAGTGGTTGGTCAAGATGAAGCTATAGAAGCAATAAGTAATGCAATAATGCTTCACAGAACTGGGCTTGTAGATCCTAATAGACCGATTGGTTCTTTTTTATTTCTTGGTCCTACAGGTGTTGGAAAAACCGAAGTTGCCAAAACTCTTGCAGCATTTTTATTTGATGATCCCAAAAAGCTTGTAAGAATAGATATGTCAGAATATATGGAAAAACATGCAGTTGCAAGATTGATAGGAGCTCCTCCAGGTTATGTTGGATATGAAGAAGGTGGGCAATTAACAGAAGTAGTTCGAAGAAGTCCCTATAGTGTTATACTATTTGATGAAATAGAAAAAGCACATCCAGATGTTTTTAATATATTTTTACAAATACTTGATGAAGGACACTTGACCGACAGTCATGGACGCACTGTATCATTTAAAAATACTATAATTATTATGACCTCAAATTTAGGATCTCATATAATACTTGAATCACCCGAATTGAATGATAAAGTTAAAAATGAAGTAGAAAAACTTTTATTTAAGCACTTTAGACCAGAATTTTTAAACAGAATAGACTCCATAATTTTCTTTAGACAGTTATCACAAAATGATGTAGAAAATATAGCACGAATTCAAATTAAACAACTTGAAAGAAGATTACAAGAACAAAATATTAAATTAACTGTAGATCAAGATGTAATTAACAAAATTAAAGAATTTGGTTATGAAAAAGAATTAGGCGCTCGTCCGCTAAAAAGGGCTATTCAAAGCTATATTAGCATACCTATAAGCAGATTTTTATTAACTCATCCAAATACTAAAGAGCTAAAATTAACAGTCAAAAATGATGCAATAGAAGTTCAATAA
- a CDS encoding type 1 glutamine amidotransferase domain-containing protein — protein sequence MANELKGLKVAILVANGFEESELFDPKKALEDEGAKTTIISPETSKVKGWKIDNWGKEISKDVDLDDAKVDDYDALLLPGGVMNPDKLRLYDKAIKFIKEFGDSGKPIAAICHGPWTLINAQLVKGKTITSWPSLSIDLRNAGANWVDKEVIVDGKLVTSRKPDDIPAFNKEMIKLFSEKLK from the coding sequence ATGGCAAATGAATTAAAAGGTCTAAAAGTTGCTATCTTAGTTGCAAATGGATTTGAGGAAAGTGAGCTTTTTGATCCTAAAAAGGCTTTAGAAGATGAAGGCGCTAAAACTACCATAATCTCGCCTGAGACAAGTAAAGTTAAAGGCTGGAAGATAGATAATTGGGGTAAAGAAATATCAAAAGATGTAGATTTAGATGATGCAAAGGTTGATGATTATGATGCACTTTTGCTTCCAGGTGGAGTTATGAATCCAGACAAGCTACGTTTATATGATAAGGCAATAAAATTTATTAAAGAGTTTGGTGATTCAGGAAAACCAATAGCAGCCATTTGTCATGGTCCTTGGACTTTAATTAATGCTCAATTGGTTAAGGGTAAAACTATAACATCATGGCCATCTCTTTCTATTGATTTAAGAAATGCCGGTGCTAATTGGGTAGATAAAGAAGTTATAGTTGATGGTAAACTGGTAACTAGCAGAAAACCTGATGATATACCTGCTTTTAACAAAGAAATGATAAAACTGTTTTCTGAAAAACTTAAATAA